The DNA region CAGTTCCGCCGGATAGAGAAGAAACCTGATCCAAAGCCGCCCAAGCAGCGGCCAGAACTGCCCGGCTGGATCTGGTTTGTCGCACTCGTGGCGATCGCGGTCGCCATTTACCTTGTGCAACAAGCGGGCGTGCTCGGCTAGCGGCAAGCCTTTCTCCAAGATGTGAACTGCACGCAAACCATTGGCGCGCCTCAATGGTATATGGCGTGTTAACAAGCGTGGCTGGCTTTACGTTTAGGTCAATCTTTTGCTTGTCAGTAGACGGAAAGCCGTAATACCGTCCAGCAATCTTGGCGTTTAGCGTAGCTGAACGTCCTGAGAGGAGACGACCTGCTCACAAAGGCAGGCGAGACAAAACGCTTCAGGAATTTCCACAAGGAGATGGGACGAGCATGAAACTCACGCAAACCTTCAAAGCGGTTGCTACTGCCGGCACGCTTTCGCTCTTGATGAGCACCGCTGCCTCGGCCGTGACACTGCAGCTGCACAATGGCGGCGACCCCGGCTCGCTCGACCCGCACAAGGTTTCCGGCGATTGGGAAAACCGTGTGGTTGGCGACTACATCGAAGGCCTCGTCACCGACAACGCCGCCGCCGAGCCTATTCCAGGCCAGGCCGAGAGCTGGGAAGTGTCGGAAGACGGTTTGACCTACACCTTCAAGCTGCGTGACGATATCTTCTGGACCGACGGCGAGCCCGTCACGGCAGAAGACTTCGAGTTCGCCTTCCAGCGCCTGATGGATCCGGCGACCGCTTCGGAATACGCGTACCTCCAGTACCCGATCAAGAACGCCGAGGCGATCAACTCGGGCGAGATCACCGACTTCAGCCAGCTCGGCGTCAAGGCGATCGACGACAAGACTCTCGAGATTACTCTCGAGCAGCCGACCCCGTTCTTCATCGAAGCACTGACCCACTACACTGCCTTCCCCGTGCCCAAGCACTTGGTTGAAGAGCATGGCGACCAATGGACATCCGTCGAGAACATCGCCGGCAACGGTCCCTACGAGATCGTAGAATGGATCCCGGGCTCCTATGTGCGCTCGGAAAAGAACGAAGAGTACTACGACGCCGAGAACGTGCAGATCGACGAGGTCTACTACCACGTCCTTGAAGATCAGGCGGCCGCTCTCAATCGCTATCGTGCTGGCGAGTTCGATATCCTCACCGACTTCCCGTCCGACCAGTACGCTTGGATGCAGGAAAACCTGCCCGGCCAGGCGCAGGTCGATCCGTTCCTGGGCATCTACTACTATGTGATGAACCAGGAGCAGCCGCCGTTCGACGACGTTCGGGTTCGGGAGGCTCTCTCAATCTCGATCCTGCGCGATGTGATCGGTCCTGATATCCTGGGCACCGGCGAACTGCCGGCCTATGGCTGGGTCCCGCCGGGCACCGGCAATTACGTTGAGGACGCTTACATGCCAGAATGGGCAGAAATGCCCTATGAAGAGCGTGTAGCTCGCGCCCAGGAACTGCTGACCGAGGCTGGTTACGGTCCGGACAATCCGCTTACCGTACAGCTTCGCTACAACACCAACGACAACCACCAGCGTATCGCTGTGGCGCTCGCCGCCATGTGGGAGCCGCTGGGCGTCAATGTCGAGCTGTTCAACGCCGAAGTGGCCGTCCACTACGATGCACTGCGTGCCGGTGACTTCCAGCTCGGCCGTGCCGGTTGGCTGCTCGACTACAACGATCCGTCCAACACGCTCGATCTGCTCAAGACCGGCGTCGATCAGGGCGGCGAGATGAACTGGGGCAACAACTACGGTCGTTACTCCAACGAAGAGTTCGACTCGTTGATGGCTCAGGCTGCCACCGAGCAGGATCTCGACGCTCGCGCCGAGTTGCTGGCCCAGGCTGAAGAGATCGCCATGGACGAGTTCGCTGCTATCCCGATCTACTGGTACGTCTCCAAGAACGTTGTGTCGCCCAGCATCTCGGGCTTCGAAGACAACGCCAAGGACATCCACCGGACGCGCTGGCTCTCCAAGACGGAAGAGTAAGCGTCAAACCATGATCAAGATCGCGGGGGCGATGTCCCCGCGATCGGCTTTCCCGGCTTGCGCAGTGGACGCAGTGCACCGGACGTAAAAGGTCTACAGTCATGCTCGGTTATGCTGCGCGGCGCGTGCTTTCGGCGATCCCGATTGCACTGATAGCCGTTACGGTTTGCTTTTTTGTGCTGCGCCTGGCCCCTGGTGGTCCCTTCGATGGCGAACGCGCCTTGCCACCCACGGTGCTCGCCAATCTGCGCGCCCATTACAATCTCGATCAGCCGCTGGTTGTGCAGTATTTCATCTATCTTGGGCGCCTGTTGCAGGGCGACCTCGGCCCCTCCATGGTGATTGATGGCTTCAACGTAAGTCAGCTGATTGCGATTGGTTTTCCCTTCACCCTCACTATGGCGATGACCGCCTTCGTGATCGCCACCCTTATCGGCGTACTGGCGGGCATGATCGCTGCCGTGAACCAGAACAAGTGGCCAGATTATATGCTGGTGCTGACGGTGATGATCGGCGTGGTTATCCCGAACTTCCTCATGGCGGCCCTGCTGCAATTGTGGTTCGGCGTTTATCTCGGCTGGTTGCCCGCCGGTGGCTGGGTCAATGGCTCGTGGCTGCATCTGGTGCTGCCGGTGACCGTTCTCGCCTGGCCGCATGCCGCCCGCATCTCTCGGCTCATGCGTGGGTCCATGATCGAGGTATTGGGTACCAATTATGTTCGTACCGCCCGCTCCAAGGGCCTTGGCCAGCGCCTCGTCATGG from Devosia sp. RR2S18 includes:
- a CDS encoding peptide ABC transporter substrate-binding protein; this encodes MKLTQTFKAVATAGTLSLLMSTAASAVTLQLHNGGDPGSLDPHKVSGDWENRVVGDYIEGLVTDNAAAEPIPGQAESWEVSEDGLTYTFKLRDDIFWTDGEPVTAEDFEFAFQRLMDPATASEYAYLQYPIKNAEAINSGEITDFSQLGVKAIDDKTLEITLEQPTPFFIEALTHYTAFPVPKHLVEEHGDQWTSVENIAGNGPYEIVEWIPGSYVRSEKNEEYYDAENVQIDEVYYHVLEDQAAALNRYRAGEFDILTDFPSDQYAWMQENLPGQAQVDPFLGIYYYVMNQEQPPFDDVRVREALSISILRDVIGPDILGTGELPAYGWVPPGTGNYVEDAYMPEWAEMPYEERVARAQELLTEAGYGPDNPLTVQLRYNTNDNHQRIAVALAAMWEPLGVNVELFNAEVAVHYDALRAGDFQLGRAGWLLDYNDPSNTLDLLKTGVDQGGEMNWGNNYGRYSNEEFDSLMAQAATEQDLDARAELLAQAEEIAMDEFAAIPIYWYVSKNVVSPSISGFEDNAKDIHRTRWLSKTEE
- a CDS encoding ABC transporter permease subunit yields the protein MLGYAARRVLSAIPIALIAVTVCFFVLRLAPGGPFDGERALPPTVLANLRAHYNLDQPLVVQYFIYLGRLLQGDLGPSMVIDGFNVSQLIAIGFPFTLTMAMTAFVIATLIGVLAGMIAAVNQNKWPDYMLVLTVMIGVVIPNFLMAALLQLWFGVYLGWLPAGGWVNGSWLHLVLPVTVLAWPHAARISRLMRGSMIEVLGTNYVRTARSKGLGQRLVMARHAIKPALLPVVSYLGPGLSYLLTGSLAVEQVFGLPGIGKYFVTAALNRDYGIVLGTTILYMFIILALNLIVDLVYAWLDPKVRYR